The Amycolatopsis umgeniensis DNA segment TGCGGAATTCGCGGAAGCAGAACAGGTAGAGCCCGTCCTGGAACTTCCACACCGTCGAAAGGTCCATGTCGCCGTGGCCGCGCTGCACGCCTTCGAGGCATTGCCAGGCATAGCGTTGCGAGGACACGTATACGTGCTCGTAGAGGTGTTCCGGGCTGTAGCGGTAGACGTTGCGCTTGCCGATCAGATCGCGCGACGGCCCCGGCTGCTCGCCGGTCGGCGCGCCAGCGTCGGTGGTGCCGGACCAGAACGTCTGGGAGACACGGGGAAGACCCTCGACGTCCTCGGTGCCGATCACCGAACGCACGGCGAGCGCGCGATGTGTCGTCGTGGAGAAGACGACGGTGAGCGCTTCACCTTCCACGCTGGCATGGGGGAGATTAACGAAGAAAACGTCTTCCCGGACGGCGACCGCGTCGTACGGATCCTTGATGCCGTTGCAGGTGACGGTTTCAGCGTCCTCGAACCGCAGCGCGAGCGTCGCTCCGTCGTCGAGGGTGACGGTGAGCTCGCGTCCCGACAGGTCCGCGTTCGGCAGGCGGTAGGTGGCTATTCCGGCGGCGAACTCGTCATACGTGCGCCACTGTTCCTCGGGTGCTTCGGGCATGCGGTCATCGTCGAGGCGACCGCCGGGGGAGGGCCAGCTGTCACGCGCTGGGCGGCAACAACCGATCGCTCACGG contains these protein-coding regions:
- a CDS encoding MoaF C-terminal domain-containing protein; the encoded protein is MPEAPEEQWRTYDEFAAGIATYRLPNADLSGRELTVTLDDGATLALRFEDAETVTCNGIKDPYDAVAVREDVFFVNLPHASVEGEALTVVFSTTTHRALAVRSVIGTEDVEGLPRVSQTFWSGTTDAGAPTGEQPGPSRDLIGKRNVYRYSPEHLYEHVYVSSQRYAWQCLEGVQRGHGDMDLSTVWKFQDGLYLFCFREFRIAVASVWLHDLGYALKTTGVFLGITGDGRSEHSRAGGHIYPLGAVSYPDAQPV